The segment TCATACGAGCGATGTCGTCCATGAAGCGGTCAGCACCTGCACACGGTcagaccacaggaagtgacatcatcaggTCAAACAGTGACACGTTCAACTACGTTCAACTATATGAGACATACCATAGACCCAGGCCACAACGACACACTCCCAGAAGGCCTGCCACAGCAGAGTCATTCCACTGGCAGAGTAATAATCAAACAACTGGAAGACGTACATtcctccctgcacacacacacacacatacacacacacacacacaaagacacagacacacaaacatcatcatcatttaatgAACAAAACACTATGAAAATATTGGTCAATGAGTGAAAATGAAAtcctatgacatcatcatcatcatcaatgtgTATGTGGTCATCACCTGTGTCACCATGGAGATGTCGATGATGAAGCAGAGCAAGCAGCAGATCGCCACGGCAATCTCTCTCTTATAACGATACTGATAATGTCCCGGAAACAGATCCAGGATTCCTGCGACGAATCCTTCCACTCCCAcaaactgacagacagacagacagacagacagacagacagagtgtgtattgatttaaaacagagtaatttaaatgaatataaatgttgATGATGACGTCATTAATGCTGGACGTTGtcacagatgaacacatgaatcccCTGAAAGACCCGCTGTGACGTCATGAGGACAGTGTGTGGTGAAAGTGAAGGATTGTGGGAGGTTGATCACCTGACTGCCGAggccgagcagcagcagcatgatgaAGAAGAGCGCCGCCCACAGTGGCGACACAGGCAACAGCGTGACAGCCTTTGGATATGCGATGAAGgccagacctggacctggaccacAACACAGACATGACTGAACACCACTGATCAATGATTATTGATTATCGAGTTTGATCAAGTCATCCAGAAAAGGATTGATCAATGATGTAAATGTGGAGTTTTTATGCCCCGCCCAACTTTGAAAGTGAccctgacgtttgtaaaccactcactctcccacaccaaaccccatagagaaaatcagtgattttagctggcagggacacaggagctgctggtcactgctgcctcgtgtggtcactttgtgtcactgagttaaaccTGAACGAAGGATATTTAAAGCCGAACtgtaaaaataagacatttgaacttagtgactgaggcagcagtggatcaacaactcctgtgtgctgcgatGTGAAAATCACTGgctttctctatggggtttggtgtgggagagtgagtggtttacaaacttcagtttcctgttggaaaagtctttgTAACAGTGAGATAGAGACTTGAACATGTTctgtctcacactctcacacacacacacacacacacacacacagagtgcagtCTCCAGtcaactgtatgtgtgtgtgtattaatatcAATGAAGCACATGACGCAGTTATATTTAGTGCTTCCTCAGAAGGAAACACTGCAGATctgattctctgtgtgtgtgtgtgcgtgtgtgtacctgaCACAGCCACCTGTGAGATTTCCACTCCCTGCTCTGCAGCCATGAAGCCCAGAATAGAGAAGACGACAAAACCGGCAAAGAAACTGGTTCCACTGTTGATGAAGGCGAGGATGAAGGCGTCTCTGCACAAACAAGACAAGcatgtcagtctgtgtgtgtgtatgaatgtgcgtgtgcatgtgtgtgtgcgtctgtgtgtgtgtgtgttgtacttgTGGCAGTCGTTGTTGAAGCGGTTGTAGCTCCCCAGCGCCGTCAGAGCACCAAGGCCGATGGCGTACGAGAAGAAGACCTGTGTCCCGGCGTCGACCCACACCtgtgcagaggtcagaggtcgaatgagtgtgtggttttcttcaccttctccatatgaacacacacacacaaacacacacacacacacacacacacacactgacctgagcCTGGGACAGTTTGGACCAGTCAGGACTGATATAGTACATGATTCCATCATAAGCACCAGGAAGAGTGACACCTCTGACCAGCAGGATGAAGAGGACCAGGTACGGGAAGGTGGCTGTGATGTAGACCacctgagagagacacacacacacacacacacacacacacacacacacacacacacacacacacacacacacacacacacacacacacacggaccagagagagcaggagacgTGAAGTTAACTGTTGAATCTACATGAAGGGTGAAAGGTAACATGGTTTCGACATTCCcacgctgtatacacacaaagatgccctcagtcagatctgatGACCCCGTGACCACCGTGACCCCCGTGACCCCCTGTGCCCGCCTCCCTCTGCTGTTTGCCTTCATAAGAACCTGCGGCTCATTGTTATTGAActgattcagtttcagtttatttttcacCAAGAGTCAGATTTActttcactgaacacacacacacacacacacacacacacagaggaatgtGCTGTTTTAGCACCATGGAGAGCTACAGGTCCCAGGTGGAGTTGAGTTACAGTGAAATCACAGAGGAGgacattatcacacacacacacacacacacacacacacacacacacacacactcacacacacacacacacacgcacacgcacacgtacCTTCCCGGTGGATTTGACTCCCttccacacacagaaataaacaatgaCCCACACGGCCATTAAACACAGCAGGATCTCCCAGTTCAGACGTCCAGGTTCATCCAGACCAGACGAGATGTCCAGCACCTTGTTcctggacagacagaggacaggtgagggagagacagaggacaggtgagcagcagtgtgtgttgtaatgatgtcttctgtcttcttctcGTCTCTGATCACTAACATGCTGCAGTTCAAATGTTGACAGAAGACTCAGTGAGGACAAcatcattaaatattcatttcttcttttaattcAACAACACAATCAACGTCATCAATGCCCCGCCCACTCCCACTTGCCCCGCCCCCCTGACAGAAGACAGAACTTACTCCCAGAACTCGACGATGGGTGAGCTTGCGTTTGCCAGCTGGGCACAGGTCATGTTGCCGGTGATGGTGATGTTGGCGAGGCTGCGGTTTTTACAGTCCTGGTGCTGGAAGGTCTCCACGCAGCTGGGTGTGTTCCATTCGTTATCACAGGTGGACCAGGGCAGGGTGGAGCTAAACGACTTGACCAGGTAGTAGAGGCCCCAGGCCAACACCATGATGTAGTAGGTGTTACAGAAAAACACGATGACCATGGAGGCGTAACCCAGACCTGAGGGGCGGGGACAGCGTGTCACATGACTCCCTTTATTCTGCACATACATGTTTCTATATGATTACAacattttgtcatcattttagGTTTATCATGActttattatcatgttattcacgtgtgtttttgtcactttaataacgtgtttttgtaactttattaacgtgtttttgtcattttatgaatgtgtttttgtcactttattaacgtgtttttgtaactttattaacgtgtttttgtcattttatgaatgtgtttttgtcactttattaaTGTGTTCTTGTCACTTTATTAACGTGTTTTTGTAACTTTATTAacgtgtttttgtcactttattaaTGTATTCTTGTCACTTTATGAacgtgtttttgtcactttattaaTGTATTCTTGTCACTTTATTAacgtgtttttgtcactttattaaCGTGCGTTTCAAATAAGAGATTAGAGAAACTGAAGCTCCACATCATTAATTGTAACTCTTGTATATATAAGTTTGTTCTCACTCAAACACCCTTGTGACACATCGATGTCAAAcagttccacttcctgtttgtatgtgtgtttgtgcacaggaGGACGTGTGAGACGCTGAGTGTCCCACAGTGACctaatgtgtaaatatatattatttatttatatcatgtTTCTAGTTTGCTTTACATTTAAGTTtcgccattcatccattcacacacattcactcccaCATCAATGTGCTGCACACATATtccacacccactcacacacagtggtgAGGAAGTGTCTTGCCCAACAACACACTGGCATGTAGACTGGCAGAGtcctgtttttaattaaatgttaccATGGTCACCATGTGATGAATTTGTGGtgtactgcacctttaaagagCGGCGCGATGTTCCACGCGTTGATGCCGCCCGCCTTCATGAACTGACCCAGAGCGATTTCCATGAAGAAGATCGGGATTCCTCCAACGAAGACGATGAGCAGATACGGGATCAGGAAGAcacctgacagacacacacacacacacacatttcagctGCATCATTACAACGTGTTGtgaaaacacaggagctgctggtccgctGCTGCCTTGtctggtcactttgtgtcacagaggATTTTTAATGCccaattaacaaaataagacatttgaacttagtgatggaggcagcagtggatcaacaactcctgaaaatcactgattttctctgtggacgttggtgtgggagagtgagtggtttacaaacttcagtttcctgttgtaacagtttgtctcacagtgagataaagacgtgaacatgtgacttaGATATCGTCAACTTaaactgacatagattttattactTCTTGGCTaatatctgtttttctttgagtctctgtgtgtcaggctagttctcagcagcagagggcgctcacagcacaatGTGTGCTGATGTGTGTCTCAGAAGTGTCCCTTTAATGGATGTCATCTCTGCTTGAATAAGAGTGTGTGtaccagcagcagctgttgtgtAACAGTTGGCACAGAGAAGATCAGCTGTTCTCTGTccattcatctgtgtgtgtatgtgtgtctctctgatggagagacacacacacacacacacacacacacacacacacacaccaacatgtTGTGACTGTTAGCGAGCTAAGCTGCTGCAGCGCCTCAGTTAGCGAGCTAAACTGCCTAATCCAGGGTAAATCCGTGGGCTAAGTAGCGGCAGGCTGCTAACAAAGCTAATGACAGAGCAGCAGCGCCACCATCAGGTCAGACTTTCATTTCTGCTCTTTTGGTTTGTTTAATACTTCAGTTTTAACAAGTGAAGAAAATTCTTCAAAGAGTCCCGGAATTTTTACACAAACTCTGACTAATCCAGGATCACAGGATTCCAGGACTCCAGGATCCCGGGATTCCATTAAAACACCTGGATCATCtgacaggaagaggaggtggaggaagagaaggaaggaagaggaagagcagtGGCTGTGAACAGGATTAGCAGATTACTCTCCTGTTAATCTGTTACAGATTGACGATGATGTCACAGTTGGCAGCCAatcgtctcacacacacacacacaccctgacctTTGGCCCCTGACAATGTTAATAGgtggttaccatggaaactaacaagcggtgtgtgtgtgtgtgcatgcatgtgtgtcacTGGTTTGCTGATGTGTTCAGGATCCAGTGACCTCAGATgtgtccctgaacacatcacatgTTCGAGTGCTtgagtgaagatgaagatgaagatgaaaatgatgaagatgaatattgaagatgaagatgatgacgtCAGAGAGTCTGATTGGCTGAGACGACTCAGAGTCAGGGGTCAGTTTCATAGAAGGTCAGGGAAGGTGAGACCATGATGTGGTCAGGTGGGCGTGGCTTGTGGAGCTGTGTAAAGAGGACATCTTAAGAGGAAACAGGATGTGATGTCATCGACGAGAAATGAATGTCCTGTTCTGAAGCTTTCACTTTCAGGATTTCATGACGCCATGGTGACATCTCAATGTAAAGATCATGTACaaagtgacatcatgttctgttcttcagagtcgccccctggtggacattCACTGAGACAGAAGACTGTGGTTCGTCCACACTGAGACAGAAGACTGTGGTTCGTCCACACTGAGACAGAAGACTGTGGTTCGTCCACACTGAGACAGAAGACTGTGGTTCGTCCACACTGAGACAGAAGACTGTGGTTCGTCCACActgagacagaagaaaaaaatccgaaggCTAGCTTCACTTTCATCCAGAGAGATGGAAGTTATGCTgagccccgccccctcagcAGTTACTAGAAACCAGCAGAATGCTCCTTTTAAAGAGCGTCTGTGTTTGATGAGTCAGATGACCtttaaaaaagaggaaatcTTCTCTGTTCTCCTGTGATTTAACaccaatctcctcctcctcctcctcctcgtgtgAATGTTCAGACCTctcgtctcccccccccccgggaATGAGACCTTTTCAGGTGAGGACAAacatcttctcttttctttcccctctaagctgtttgtctctgctcatacattttattttgaaagaacaaAGACGTGATGTCACATCCTGCTGATTTACagtcgaacacacacacacacacacacacacacacatcacagtcGACCACTGGTTCAAACATGTTCagagctgactgtgctgtgagcgccccctgctgcttagaaccagcctgacacacagagataataaaatctatggtcgttcacatctttatctcagaGTTAGACAGGTAACTGTAAAacacttactctcccacacacacacacacacacacacacacgacagatatacacatgcatgcacagacaaacagacacacactcatagacagacacacacatgcacggacATACACATGCACGGACATACACatgcacggacacacacatgcacagacaaacagacacacactcatggacagacacacacatgcacggacATACACatgcacggacacacacatgcacagacaaacagacacacacacacacacatgcacagagagattgacacacactcatgcacagacacacacgtgcacagaaacacacgcacacacacacgcgcaggcagacagacagatacacacacatgcacagacacacacacacacacacagtcatgaaaGCTGATCACTTGAACCTGTTGCTGTCACTCTGATCAATAACTCATTACACACTGTAAAATTTATATAAGTCACGCCCTCACGCACAAGCCACGCCCACACCGCTCTATATGTATCTGATGGGAAACATGAAGTTAATATTTAAAGATACAGAATTCACAAATGTCCACTCTCATGTAGACCAATCAGAGACCAGCTCAATGAGGGGGCAGGGCTTCAGCTGTGTATGagagggtgtgagtgtgtgtgtgtgtgttacctcctcCATTCTTGTAGCACAGGTACGGGAACCTCCAAACGTTTCCAAGTCCAACAGCAAAGCCAACACAGGACATGATGAAGTCCATCTGCCGGGTCCATGTCTCCCGCTCCTGGTATCCTGGCCCCGCCCCCGGGACCACACCTCCTTTCTTGTCTGGACCATCGCCGAAGTTCGTCACCACCACCGATGGGACGGAACCGTTAGCTGATGCTAAAGACACATACTCAATGCCGTTGGACTTGATAAACGGGTTCTTCTTGGTCTCCTCCAGGAGAACCAGAGAACTAGAAGAGGCGGGAATATTCTCCATCTGATCAGGAACCAGAACCAGTCCACGGGACAGGCAGGAACCAGAACCAGTCAAAACACTAGTCCAGAAACTGGTCCAACAAACCAGGCTAGAACCAGAATCAGACCAATCACCAGTCAATCAACCAGGCTAGAACCAGAATCAGACCAAACACCAGTCCACCAACCAGGTTAGAACCAGAATCAGTCTAAACACCAGTCCACAGACCAGGCTAGagccagaatcagtcaaaagacCAGTCCACTGACCAGGCTAGAACTAGAATCAGTCCAAAGACCAGTCCAAAGACCAGGCTAGAACCAGAATCAGTCCAAAGACCAGTCCACACACCGGGCTAGAACCAGAATCAGCCTAAAGACCAGTCCACAGACCGAGCTAGAATCTGAATCAGTACAAAGACCAGTCCACAGACCAGGATAGAACCAGAATCAGTCCAAAGACCAGTCCACAAACCAGGCTAGAACCAGAATCAGTCCAAAATCAGATTTTAGTCCAAAAACTAGGCTTGATCCAAACACCAGTCCTCAGACCAGGTCCCTTCCTAGTCCCTTATCGAGGTGATTAGTCCATAAACCAGGACTAGTTAGACCTGGACTCAGTGGTAAAGGGACAGTACGCAGAGTTAACTCTCAATCTTTACTCAGACGATTATTAATAATGTGATTATTGATCCTGGGTGATCAGTCACGTGACCACTTCCTCGGTAGAAAGGctctttatttgtctgtttgttaaaataaagcagtaaataaAAGTGAACCCGTTTCCCACCGACCTTCAAAAACAATCCACGAAGCACTTGAATGTGAGTCTGAAGAATCGCATGAGACCCGAGAGTCAcggaggaggagacgaggagcGGGAGGACACTGtcccacacagagacagtgctgctgctgcttctgctgctgctggtgcaggAAAGACAAATGTCCTCGGGAAGACTGGGATCACGTCTGCCCCGTTTAGAGCCGCTGCAGGTATTTAAAGCGCGTCCGTGAGTCCGCAAGGCTGAACGTCACCGAGAGCCGCGGCTTTAAAAGGAGAAGCGGCTGCTGACTGTGACGTCATAGGCACCGCCCACCGCTCACCctttcacctctctctctctctctctctctctctcacacacacacactctctctctctctctctcacacacacatacacacacactctctctctctctcacacatacacatgtgacTTTCGTTACGATGCTCAGCTGCTGTTTGCACAAACTTTGCGGAGACGGGTTGGATGGAGCACTCACAACTGGTTTATTTCTGTAGCTGTAACATGGGACAACACAGAACAGTCAGTGCAGTCAACAAACTGCCAACTTTGTTCCCACTCGAACCACAGCGTAGCATTTTGCTTCTGGTAACATGGTGATCGTATAGTGAAACATAGTGATCGTATAGTGGCATTCATCATTTGAttagaaaaacatttcacaaataaaatagaaaacataaaaatatcttAACAATTTATAATGAGTTACATACCTGTAACATGGGACAACACAGAACAGTCAGTGCAGTCAACAAACTGCCAACTTTGTTCCCACTCGAACTACAAAAGAGGAGCGCCGCATCAGTACATCCAGACCACGCACACATCACACTGCTAATAGCTATCACACGcctcacacacacgtgcgaTGTGTGCTGATGTGTGCGGCAACAATCAggtcacaaagcaacaaaactCCGGTGTTTCTTTGACAAACACATTATACAGTTAATGCAGATAAAGACCACACATCGTATGAAACATAATTGCATTTTACAACAGTTTTATGTCCAAGCGCACAGGACAGCGACTTACCCACAGCGTAGCATTTTGATTCTGAGCGCCAAGCAAAATGCACGTCATTAAGCGTAACACTGACTTCCGCTGtgggctttcaaaataaaatatacaatgatGCGGCTTTAGTCCCAAGTTTAACAGGaatttaacaataacaaactaCTTAATTATGTACaccgttacacacacacactctctctctctctctctctcacacacatacacacacgctctctctctctcacacatacacactctctctctctctctctctctctcacacacacactctctctcacacacacactctctctcacacacacacactctctctctctctctctctctctctctctcacacacacacacacactctctctctctctcacacacacactctctctcacacacacacactctctctctcacacacacactctctctctctcacacatacacacactctctctctcacacacacactctctctctctctctcacacacacgctctctctcacacacacacgctctctctcacacacacacactctctctctctctcacacacacacactctctctctctcacacacacactttctctctctcacacacactctctctcacacacacacacactctctctcacacacacactctctctttcacacacacacactctctctctctcacacatacacacacactctctctctctcacacacacactctctctccctctctcacacacacactctctctctcacacacacactctctcactctctctctctcac is part of the Solea solea unplaced genomic scaffold, fSolSol10.1 scaffold_83, whole genome shotgun sequence genome and harbors:
- the LOC131452457 gene encoding sodium- and chloride-dependent creatine transporter 1-like produces the protein MENIPASSSSLVLLEETKKNPFIKSNGIEYVSLASANGSVPSVVVTNFGDGPDKKGGVVPGAGPGYQERETWTRQMDFIMSCVGFAVGLGNVWRFPYLCYKNGGGVFLIPYLLIVFVGGIPIFFMEIALGQFMKAGGINAWNIAPLFKGLGYASMVIVFFCNTYYIMVLAWGLYYLVKSFSSTLPWSTCDNEWNTPSCVETFQHQDCKNRSLANITITGNMTCAQLANASSPIVEFWENKVLDISSGLDEPGRLNWEILLCLMAVWVIVYFCVWKGVKSTGKVVYITATFPYLVLFILLVRGVTLPGAYDGIMYYISPDWSKLSQAQVWVDAGTQVFFSYAIGLGALTALGSYNRFNNDCHKDAFILAFINSGTSFFAGFVVFSILGFMAAEQGVEISQVAVSGPGLAFIAYPKAVTLLPVSPLWAALFFIMLLLLGLGSQFVGVEGFVAGILDLFPGHYQYRYKREIAVAICCLLCFIIDISMVTQGGMYVFQLFDYYSASGMTLLWQAFWECVVVAWVYGADRFMDDIA